In the genome of bacterium, the window AAGGAAAAACTGGGTTTCGCCATGGATGAGAACGGGGCCATCACCTATTTCAACCCCGAAGCCGAATACGGCTACCGGCTGGGGATAGACGACGAGCTGAAGTTCAAGAGAAATAGGTCACCGGGATAAAGTTCCTGGCTAAGGCCATGAAACTGAATTACAAAAACGAGGACTACGTTCTTTGCCTGACGGACGGGGAAAAACAGGCGGCCAAAGACTACCGGCTGAAGAACGGGATCAAGGGGACCAGCCTGGTGATCGGTTTCAACACCGGATGCTCCGATCTTTTTCCCAACAAAAAGATGACCATTGAACAGCATGTCCGGCTGATAGAACAATTCCATAAAAAATGGCCCCAGTCCAAAATAATGCTGCTGGGCGGCAAGGCCGAGGCCGGGCGCAACGCCGAGATCAGGAAAAAGGCCGGGGCCTTCGTCATCGACAGCCCCACGGATGAGGGCATCCGCCGGGGCATGGTCTACATCGAGGCCTGCGACCTGATAATCACCGGGGACAC includes:
- a CDS encoding glycosyltransferase family 9 protein — protein: MKLNYKNEDYVLCLTDGEKQAAKDYRLKNGIKGTSLVIGFNTGCSDLFPNKKMTIEQHVRLIEQFHKKWPQSKIMLLGGKAEAGRNAEIRKKAGAFVIDSPTDEGIRRGMVYIEACDLIITGDTSALHMAVALKKWVVAWFGLSCGTEIELYGRGEKIFSKLACSPCWKKSCDHLSCIKQLDLEAITLAVRHGLEKLSKGPKSKKSS